In a genomic window of Chaetodon auriga isolate fChaAug3 chromosome 1, fChaAug3.hap1, whole genome shotgun sequence:
- the tlnrd1 gene encoding talin rod domain-containing protein 1 produces the protein MASGGSGKSASEGSTSTPTGSLQQRKRLSSICDTCKGKMQLVADLLLLSSETRPVMTSEGVAVADTFDQCRDTVIARTKELSILTHDIQSQLNMGRFTEVGDRLLEMADLVVSLTECSAHAAYLAAVETPGSQPCLPGLVDRYKVTRCRHEVEQSCGLLRVTPLPDLTPQLLLELSQNISTSLKNLTDISSLASERSRDRFAKEQFKLSVKSMSTSGTAFLACVKEVKTQPSELTRNRCVLFSAALVQAVSALVGFATEPQFLGRAASISTEGKGVQTAVLGGAMSVVSACVLLTQGLRDVAQHPESSSKMADYRERLRNSACAVSDGCTLLTQALRERSSPRTLPPVNSHSVN, from the coding sequence ATGGCTAGTGGTGGTTCTGGCAAATCGGCTAGCGAGGGATCAACCAGCACACCCACTGGCAGTTTGCAGCAGAGGAAGCGCCTCTCCTCTATCTGTGACACATGTAAGGGCAAGATGCAGCTGGTGGctgacctcctgctgctgtccagcgAGACCAGGCCGGTCATGACCTCTGAAGGCGTGGCAGTGGCTGACACCTTCGACCAGTGCCGCGACACAGTCATCGCCAGGACTAAAGAGCTCTCCATTCTCACCCACGACATTCAGAGTCAGCTCAACATGGGCCGCTTCACCGAGGTGGGGGACCGCCTCTTGGAAATGGCCGACCTGGTGGTGTCTTTGACTGAGTGCTCAGCCCACGCTGCTTACCTGGCAGCTGTGGAGACCCCCGGCTCTCAGCCCTGCCTGCCGGGTCTGGTGGACCGCTACAAGGTGACCCGCTGCCGGCATGAAGTGGAACAGAGCTGCGGCCTCCTCCGGGTCACGCCCCTGCCGGACCTCACTCCCCAGCTCCTCCTCGAGCTCTCTCAGAACATCTCCACCAGCCTCAAAAATCTGACGGACATCTCGTCGCTGGCCAGCGAAAGGTCGAGGGACCGGTTTGCAAAAGAGCAGTTCAAACTGAGCGTCAAGAGCATGAGCACAAGCGGCACAGCCTTCCTGGCGTGTGTGAAAGAGGTGAAAACCCAGCCCAGTGAGCTGACCCGGAACCGCTGCGTCCTCTTCAGTGCCGCTCTGGTGCAGGCCGTCAGTGCCCTGGTCGGGTTTGCCACAGAACCTCAGTTCCTGGGAAGAGCTGCAAGTATCTCCACTGAAGGGAAGGGGGTACAGACTGCAGTGTTAGGGGGGGCCATGAGTGTGGTTTCAGCCTGTGTCCTCCTCACTCAGGGCCTCAGGGATGTTGCACAGCATCCCGAGAGTAGCTCCAAAATGGCAGACTACCGTGAGCGCCTGCGTAATTCGGCATGCGCTGTGTCAGACGGCTGCACTCTGCTCACTCAGGCACTCAGAGAACGCTCCTCTCCAAGGACTCTGCCGCCAGTCAACTCTCATTCTGTGAATTAG
- the mesd gene encoding LRP chaperone MESD, translated as MASDFMWRCVVLLLCTYLLCILATDSQVQPKKKKDIRDYNDADMARLLEQWEKDDDIEEGDLPEHKRSPPPIDFSKVDPSKPEELLKMSKKGRTLMVFATVSGDPTEKETEEITGLWQGSLFNANFDVQRFVVGSNRVIFMLRDGSMAWEVKDFLVAQERCTDVTVEGQVFPGKAAKKDDGKHKQQNEVNTNKKSKKKTESKKADLEGNRASHLKQEL; from the exons ATGGCGTCTGACTTCATGTGGAGATGTGTAGTGCTCCTGCTCTGCACGTATTTGCTTTGTATTTTAGCGACTGACAGCCAAGTTCAacccaagaaaaagaaagatatCCGGGACTATAATGATGCTGACATGGCACGGCTCCTGGAACAATGGGAG AAGGATGATGACATTGAGGAAGGTGATCTCCCGGAGCACAAGCGGTCTCCTCCTCCCATTGATTTCTCCAAGGTGGACCCCTCCAAGccagaggagctgctcaagATGTCCAAGAAGGGCAGGACTCTGATGGTTTTCGCCACAGTGTCTGGGGATCCCActgagaaggagacagaggagatcACAGGCCTGTGGCAGGGCAGCCTCTTCAATGCCAACTTTGATGTTCAGAG GTTTGTGGTGGGCTCCAACAGGGTGATTTTCATGCTGCGGGATGGCAGTATGGCCTGGGAGGTGAAAGACTTCCTTGTGGCCCAGGAACGCTGCACGGACGTCACCGTGGAGGGACAGGTGTTCCCCGGGAAGGCTGCCAAGAAGGACGACggcaaacacaagcagcagaatGAAGTCAACACCAacaagaagagcaagaagaagacagagagcaagaagGCGGACTTGGAGGGGAACAGAGCCAGTCATCTGAAACAGGAGCTGTGA